A window of Formosa sp. Hel1_31_208 contains these coding sequences:
- a CDS encoding ABC transporter ATP-binding protein: MDKSKLLEINNLSISFFSEGTEKEIIHNMSYHLLPNEILGIVGESGSGKSVSSLAILGLLPKHISKIKNGTILFNQRDLASLDNKAFQKIRGNDIAMIFQEPMSSLNPSMTCGQQVLEILLQHTKLKLKEAKAETISLFEKVKLPIPERVYKAYPHEISGGQKQRVMIAMALACKPKVLIADEPTTALDVTVQKEIIQLLKQLQKEEEMSIIFISHDLSLVSEIADRIIVMYKGKIVEQGDVKMIFNSPKELYTKALINSRPSMDERLKQLPTIDDFINDTAKLDIVTKEERNKKHQRIYAAPPLLEVINLEKEFISKSGWFSKPETFKAVNQVSFKLYKGETLGLVGESGCGKSTLSNAILQLDKATAGTIMYNGIDITSLSKTAMRQLRKDIQIIFQDPYASLNPRLTVGKAIMEPMKVHGIGNSDKDRSSRVIDLLLKVGLDDSYFNRYPHEFSGGQRQRIGIARAIALHPKLIICDESVSALDISVQAQVLNLLNELKANFGFTYIFISHDLAVVKYMSDQLIVMNQGEIEEMNDADNIYAHPQKEYTKKLIHAIPKGL; encoded by the coding sequence ATGGATAAGTCAAAACTACTTGAAATAAACAACCTGTCGATTTCATTTTTTTCAGAGGGAACTGAAAAGGAAATCATTCATAATATGTCATATCATTTACTTCCCAATGAAATATTAGGTATTGTAGGTGAATCAGGTTCTGGTAAGTCGGTATCTTCTTTAGCTATTTTAGGATTACTCCCAAAACACATATCTAAAATTAAAAATGGAACAATTTTATTCAATCAAAGAGATTTAGCTTCTTTGGATAATAAGGCATTTCAAAAGATAAGAGGTAATGACATTGCGATGATATTTCAAGAACCTATGAGTTCTTTAAACCCCTCTATGACCTGCGGACAACAGGTGCTTGAAATACTACTTCAACACACCAAACTAAAACTAAAAGAAGCCAAAGCAGAAACCATTTCTCTTTTTGAAAAAGTAAAATTACCAATCCCTGAACGCGTTTATAAAGCTTATCCTCATGAAATATCTGGTGGGCAAAAACAACGTGTGATGATTGCAATGGCACTTGCATGTAAACCTAAGGTTTTAATTGCAGACGAACCTACAACGGCTCTTGACGTGACTGTCCAAAAAGAGATTATTCAATTACTGAAGCAGCTCCAAAAAGAAGAGGAAATGAGCATTATTTTTATTTCGCACGACCTCTCATTAGTATCTGAAATCGCAGATCGAATCATCGTGATGTACAAGGGGAAAATTGTCGAGCAAGGTGACGTGAAAATGATTTTTAATTCGCCGAAGGAATTGTATACGAAAGCCCTAATAAATTCCAGACCATCTATGGATGAACGGCTCAAACAATTACCTACCATAGACGATTTTATTAATGACACGGCCAAACTAGATATCGTCACTAAAGAAGAACGTAACAAAAAGCACCAACGAATATATGCTGCACCTCCCCTTTTAGAGGTCATTAATCTTGAAAAGGAATTTATCTCAAAATCAGGATGGTTCTCAAAACCTGAAACCTTTAAGGCTGTAAACCAAGTATCCTTCAAATTATACAAAGGAGAAACCTTAGGATTAGTTGGTGAATCGGGATGTGGAAAATCGACACTTTCTAATGCTATTTTACAATTAGATAAGGCAACCGCTGGAACAATTATGTATAACGGTATTGATATCACGAGTCTTTCTAAAACAGCCATGAGGCAATTACGAAAAGACATACAAATCATATTTCAAGATCCATATGCATCTTTAAATCCGAGACTTACTGTTGGAAAAGCGATTATGGAACCTATGAAAGTCCATGGAATTGGAAACTCTGATAAGGATAGGAGCTCAAGAGTAATCGACTTACTTCTAAAGGTTGGTTTAGATGACTCTTATTTTAATCGTTATCCGCACGAGTTTTCTGGAGGTCAACGTCAACGAATTGGTATTGCTAGAGCTATTGCGTTACACCCAAAACTAATTATATGCGATGAATCTGTATCAGCATTAGATATTTCAGTACAAGCACAAGTTCTAAACCTTTTAAATGAATTGAAAGCAAATTTTGGTTTTACCTATATCTTTATATCACACGACCTTGCTGTCGTCAAATACATGTCTGACCAGCTTATCGTAATGAATCAAGGTGAAATAGAAGAGATGAATGATGCCGATAACATCTATGCTCATCCGCAAAAAGAATACACTAAAAAACTTATTCATGCCATTCCAAAAGGATTATAG
- a CDS encoding M43 family zinc metalloprotease, giving the protein MKRTFTLALLCFLSVFSVFAQDQLDRNCGIIQNLEYRKQQDPDLEKRMQQIEAFTRNKIQEMSANRVDGNIITIPVVVHVIYRTSAENISVAQIQSQLDVLNEDFRRLNSDADNTWSQAADMEIQFCLASVDENGNATSGITRKSSTRTSWGTNDAMKSSAQGGVDPWNTSQYLNMWVCNIGGGILGYAQFPGGSAATDGVVMGPQYFGSSAKGSGFYLSAPFDLGRTTTHEVGHFFNLRHIWGDSNCGNDFVADTPTHQTSNGGCPTGRVSCGSTDMVQNYMDYTNDSCMNLFTQGQKDRMRAVLATGGFRRSLALSDKCGGGAPLPTCTDGIQNGDETGVDCGGSSCEPCQTACNDNEVNLSITFDNYPEETAWTLSNSNGQTVASGGTYGSQPDGSTYTEDLCLPDGCYTFTITDAYGDGICCSYGNGSYSLTGASGVLASGGSFTSSQATDFCLGGSPAPTCTDGVQNGDETGVDCGGSACAPCSTPGTTVLSEGYFESGWDGWSDGGSDCFRYSGANSYEGNYSIRIRDNSGTASAMTSPVLDLTPFDQVEVEFYFYANSMENGEDFWLRYYNGSSYSTVATYARGTNFNNNTFYTATVTLSSSQVNFATNSRFRFQNDASGNNDQVFIDQVTIRGVNGSGRGDNIRALSTFRPENSFESEEDFVIYPNPVKGNTLFVKLPNNANGSYRIINMLGQTIMKGDSIKEINVSYLKSGMYFIEVNDGEELMTKQFIKQ; this is encoded by the coding sequence ATGAAAAGAACATTTACACTAGCACTATTATGTTTTCTATCCGTTTTTTCTGTTTTCGCTCAAGATCAACTTGACCGAAATTGCGGAATCATTCAGAATTTAGAATATAGGAAACAGCAAGATCCAGATCTTGAAAAACGAATGCAGCAAATTGAAGCCTTCACTCGAAATAAGATTCAAGAGATGTCAGCGAATCGAGTCGATGGTAACATTATTACAATTCCAGTGGTGGTGCATGTCATCTATAGAACCAGTGCAGAAAACATTAGCGTTGCACAAATTCAATCACAATTAGATGTTTTAAATGAAGATTTTAGACGGTTAAATTCCGATGCAGATAATACGTGGTCACAAGCGGCAGATATGGAAATTCAGTTCTGTCTAGCATCTGTTGATGAAAATGGTAATGCTACATCAGGAATTACTAGAAAATCATCAACGAGAACAAGTTGGGGTACCAATGATGCAATGAAAAGCAGCGCTCAAGGCGGTGTAGACCCATGGAATACTAGCCAGTATTTAAATATGTGGGTTTGTAATATTGGAGGAGGTATTTTGGGTTATGCTCAATTCCCTGGAGGTAGCGCTGCTACTGATGGTGTCGTGATGGGGCCACAATATTTTGGTAGTTCAGCGAAAGGATCAGGTTTCTATTTATCAGCGCCTTTTGATCTTGGTAGAACAACAACTCATGAAGTAGGTCACTTTTTTAACTTACGTCATATTTGGGGAGATTCGAACTGTGGAAATGATTTTGTAGCAGATACACCAACACATCAAACGTCCAATGGCGGATGTCCGACTGGGCGTGTGTCTTGTGGATCAACAGATATGGTTCAAAACTATATGGATTATACAAATGATTCTTGTATGAACCTATTTACACAAGGACAAAAAGATAGGATGCGCGCTGTATTAGCAACAGGTGGATTTAGAAGAAGTTTAGCTCTTTCTGATAAGTGTGGCGGTGGAGCACCATTACCAACATGTACGGATGGTATTCAAAATGGAGATGAAACAGGAGTCGATTGTGGCGGTTCTTCATGTGAACCTTGCCAGACAGCATGTAATGATAATGAAGTAAACTTATCAATCACTTTTGATAATTACCCAGAAGAAACAGCGTGGACATTATCTAATAGTAATGGACAAACAGTAGCTTCAGGAGGAACCTATGGAAGTCAGCCAGACGGTTCGACATATACTGAAGATTTATGCTTACCAGATGGATGCTATACATTTACGATTACAGATGCTTATGGTGATGGTATCTGTTGTTCATATGGAAACGGTTCTTACAGTCTTACAGGAGCATCAGGAGTATTAGCTTCTGGAGGGTCTTTTACAAGTTCTCAAGCTACAGATTTCTGTTTAGGCGGTTCACCTGCACCAACATGTACAGATGGTGTTCAAAATGGAGATGAAACAGGAGTTGATTGCGGAGGATCTGCATGTGCACCTTGCTCAACACCAGGAACAACTGTCTTAAGTGAAGGATACTTCGAGTCTGGATGGGATGGATGGTCTGATGGCGGAAGTGACTGCTTTAGATATAGTGGTGCTAATTCTTATGAAGGTAATTATTCGATTAGAATAAGAGATAACTCTGGTACAGCGTCTGCAATGACATCACCAGTACTAGACTTGACACCATTTGATCAGGTTGAAGTTGAATTCTACTTCTATGCAAATAGTATGGAGAATGGTGAAGATTTCTGGTTGCGTTATTACAATGGATCGTCGTATAGTACTGTTGCGACCTATGCAAGAGGAACTAACTTTAATAATAATACGTTCTATACTGCAACTGTAACTTTATCTTCATCTCAAGTTAATTTTGCAACGAACTCTAGATTTAGATTTCAGAATGATGCTTCTGGTAACAATGACCAAGTTTTTATTGATCAAGTGACTATTAGAGGTGTTAATGGATCTGGAAGAGGAGATAACATTAGAGCTTTGAGCACTTTTAGACCAGAGAATTCATTCGAATCAGAAGAGGACTTTGTGATCTATCCTAATCCAGTTAAGGGTAATACGTTATTTGTGAAATTACCTAACAATGCTAATGGTTCATATAGAATTATAAATATGTTAGGCCAAACAATAATGAAAGGAGATTCTATTAAAGAGATTAATGTTTCATACCTGAAATCAGGAATGTATTTCATTGAAGTCAATGATGGAGAAGAACTCATGACAAAACAGTTTATAAAACAATAA